GAGTGCTTCATTGGAAGGATCCAGGCCTCCCTGGACAGCTCCTTTGACTACGTTAATGGCTCCTGTGGCCCCAGCACAGACAGTGTCCTTCGTGCCCATCAGCATGCTCTTGCTGGTGTCCAGACCCATCTGCACCGTGCCTTTAGCCACATTTGCGGCCCCTGTGAGTCCTGTGGTCACTGTGTCCTTGGTGCCCATGAGCACAGACTTGGTGGTGTCCAGGCCTCCTTGGGCAGCGCCTTTGGCCACATTTACTGCTCCAGTGACCCCAGCACAGACAGTGTCCTTTGTGCCTGTCAGCACCTTCTGGCTGGTGTCCAGGCCTGTCTGCACTGTTCCTTTAGCCATGTTCACAGCCCCTGTGAGTCCTGTGGTCACTGTGTCCTTGGTGCCCATGAGCACAGACTTGCTGGTGTCCAGACCCATCTGTGCTGTGCCTTTAGCCACATTCAGAGCCCCTGTGAGCCCCGTGGTCACCGTGTCTTTGGTACCCATGACCACAGACTTGGTGGTGTCCAGGCCACCCTGGATGGTGCCTTTAGCCACGTTCACAGCCCCTGTGAGCCCCGTGGTCACCGTGTCCTTGGTGCCCATGAGCACAGACTTGGTGGTGTCCAGGCCTCCCTGGGCAGCGCCTTTGGCCACATTTACTGCTCCAGTGACCCCAGCACAGACAGTGTCCTTTGTGCCTGTCAGCACCTTCTGGCTGGTGTCCAGGCCTGTCTGCACTGTTCCTTTAGCCATGTTCACAGCCCCTGTGAGTCCTGTGGTCACTGTGTCCTTGGTGCCCATGAGCACAGACTTGGTGGTGTCCAGGCCTCCCTGGGCAGCGCCTTTGGCCACATTTACTGCTCCAGTGACCCCAGCACAGACAGTGTCCTTTGTGCCTGTCAGCACCTTCTGGCTGGTGTCCAGGCCTGTCTGCACTGTTCCTTTAGCCATGTTCACAGCCCCTGTGAGTCCTGTGGTCACTGTGTCCTTGGTGCCCATGAGCACAGACTTGCTGGTGTCCAGACCCATCTGTGCTGTGCCTTTAGCCACATTCAGAGCCCCTGTGAGCCCCGTGGTCACCGTGTCTTTGGTACCCATGACCACAGACTTGGTGGTGTCCAGGCCACCCTGGATGGTGCCTTTAGCCACGTTCACAGCCCCTGTGAGCCCCGTGGTCACCGTGTCCTTGGTGCCCATGAGCACAGACTTGGTGGTGTCCAGGCCACCCTGAACAGCACCTTTAGCCACGTTAATGGCTCCTGTGGCCCCAGCACAGACAGTGTCTTTTGTGCCTGTCAGCACCTTCTGGCTGGTGTCCAGGCCTGTCTGCACTGTCCCCTTTGCCACATTCATGGCTCCTGTGAGTCCTGTCGTCACCGTGTCCTTGGTGCCCATGACCACAGACTTGGTGGTGTCCAGGCCACCCTGGATGGTGCCTTTAGCCACATTCGCGGCCCCTGTGAGTCCTGTGGTCACTGTGTCCTTGGTGCCCATGAGCACAGACTTGGTGGTGTCCAGGCCACCCTGGATGGTGCCTTTAGCCACGTTCACAGCCCCTGTGAGCCCCGTGGTCACAGTGTCTTTGGTACCTATGACCATAGACTTGGTGGTGTCCAGGCCTGTCTGCACCGTGCCTTTAGCCACATTCGCAGCCCCTGTGAGTCCTGTGGTCACCGTGTCCTTGGTGCCCATGAGCACAGACTTGGTGGTGTCCAGGCCACCCTGGATGGTGCCTTTAGCCACATTCGCGGCCCCTGTGAGTCCCGTGGTCACCGTGTCCTTGGTGCCCATGACCACAGACTTGGTGGTGTCCAGGCCACCCTGGATGGTGCCTTTAGCCACGTTCACAGCCCCTGTGAGTCCCGTGGTCACCGTGTCCTTGGTGCCCATGAGCACAGACTTGGTGGTGTCCAGGCCTCCCTGAACAGCACCTTTAGCCACATTCGCGGCCCCTGTGAGTCCTGTGGTCACTGTGTCCTTGGTGCCCATGACCACAGACTTGGTGGTGTCCAGGCCACCCTGGATGGTGCCTTTAGCCACGTTCACAGCCCCTGTGAGTCCCGTGGTCACCGTGTCCTTGGTGCCCATGAGCACAGACTTGGTGGTGTCCAGGCCTCCCTGGGCAGCGCCTTTGGCCACATTTACTGCTCCAGTGGCCCCAGCACAGACAGTGTCTTTTGTGCCTGTCAGCACCTTCTGGCTGGTGTCCAGGCCTGTCTGCACTGTTCCTTTAGCCATGTTCACAGCCCCTGTGAGTCCTGTGGTCACTGTGTCCTTGGTGCCCATGAGCACAGACTTGGTGGTGTCCAGACCCATCTGTGCTGTGCCTTTAGCCACGTTCACAGCCCCTGTGAGCCCCGTGGTCACACTGTCTTTGGTACCTATGACCACTGACTTGGTGGTGTCCAGGCCACCCTGGATGGTGCCTTTAGCCACGTTCACAGCCCCTGTGAGCCCTGTGGTCACCGTGTCCTTGGTGCCCATGAGCACAGACTTGGTGGTGTTCAGACCCATCTGTGCTGTGCCTTTAGCCACATTCGCGGCCCCTGTGAGCCCCGTGGTCACCGTGTCCTTGGTGCCCATGAGCACAGACTTGCTGGTGTCCAGACCCATCTGTGCTGTGCCTTTAGCCACATTCAGAGCCCCTGTGAGCCCCGTGGTCACAGTGTCTTTGGTACCTATGACCACAGACTTGGTGGTGTCCAGGCCTGTCTGCACCGTGCCTTTAGCCACATTCGCGGCCCCTGTGAGTCCTGTGGTCACCGTGTCCTTGGTGCCCATGACCACAGACTTGGTGGTGTCCAGGCCTGTCTGCACTGTCCCTTTGGCCATGTTCACAGCTCCCATGAGTCCTGTGGTCACTGTGTCCTTCGTATTGGTGAGGGCATTCTTTGAGGTGTCCAGACCTCCCTTGACAAGACCTTTGGCCACGTCCACTGCTCCCATGACACTTCCAGACACTGCCTCCTTAGTGCCGACAAGGGCCGACTGGGTGGCACCCAGTCCACCCTGGACCATTCCTTTTGCAGCATCCATGATGCCAAACACCCCGGAGGAGAAGGCATCCTTGCTGCTGGGCACACTGAAGCTTCCCATGTCCTTGTCCTCAGCTGTCTAATGAGGAAAGGCAGAGGTCAACACCTCACAAAAGTCCCTCCATGCTGTTCACCCCTCTGTGCACCCAGTCCTCTGGGTCCCTAGGACCTCTCTCTGCACCTACCCTGGCTAAACACCCTAGCTTCAGCAGCTGTAGGGTAACAGGAATGTCTGGGGGCCCAGGACATCGAATTCCATCTTGCTAAAATGACTCCCTTCTAGATGGACATGTGACCATCCCGGCTCTTACAGAGCTGAAGCAGGATTGTCACATGTCTGCCTGGGCTCTATCGTATGAGACCCCATCAGTGACTGCTGGACTTTGGCATAGCTCAAACTGTTGCCAAGGGCCCACAGGGTCAGAGGCCGCCCTCTGTTGTCACTTGGTTgcttgatacagggtctcatgtagccaaggagGATTTGCTGAGATGACAGAGATGTGTTGCCACTGAGTGGCTCCATCTAGATGCTACCTCCCAGGGGAGTCTGGACATACTGCAGACACTAAAGTTGTCCCAACAGGGGAGGGGCAGGCACTAAGTGGGTGGAATCTGGGCCCAGCGTTGCATCCCACAGTGCCTGCCCACTTGGCCTGAGTGCTCACTGCTTTCTGCATTGACCCGGGCTTATTCCCCAGCTCTTCCTTACCTGAGTGATGTATGGTGCATAaggtgtccccctcccccaaagcctgCCTAGAAAATACACCCACACCTCCTGGGGCTGGCACTGCAGCTTGGGGTAGAACTGCATGTATCAAGTCCTAGGATTCATTAGCAGCCTATAAAccaggttcacacacacacacacacacacacacacacacacacacacacacctgtcaacCCAACATCTGAGagcttgaggcagaaggatcagatgttcaaggtcagcctcagctacatatatGAAGTACAGGCCAACCTGGGCACATGAGGCCCTGTATCAGATACAAGAAAACCGTATTTCTTTCAAGGTCAGGAGGGCAAATGAAAGGGATTCAATGGATGCTTAATTGTTGCCGAAATAGAGGGGCAAGCAGGGGATCCTGGCTGCCCAGGTTGTGATGACTTGATCTGAGTCTAAAGACTGTGGTCCCACCATTGCTGGCCCTCTGAGAACTCTGGTTTGTACAGTGCTTTGGGCACAGGCCCTGGGTCccagaggcaggggagggcaAGTGTTGAGCACAGAGCCTTATATAGGATTGCTGAAAGGTTGTGCCGATTTCCCAGATGTGAAAACTGAGGCCAAAGGTAGAGAATACACTGGGAACCCTCTCTCATGAAAGCAACTAGAACCTTGCAGACAATGCCCAGGTTTCCTGTCCAAGATGTTCCAACCAAGCTCACCTGTTCAGAAGGTTGGAGCAGCCCTGCTGTACCCCCTGCCATCTGTGAGTTGATGGACactgcagagacagacagacagacagacagggaatgAGGGGCAGGCCTCTGGCTAGAGCCTGTTGCTGTTGTGCAATCTCCAAGCCTGGCTGGCCCTAAAGGAGAGGAATGTCCCAGCCACTGGCAAGGGACAGCAGGAGCCAGGCCCAGCCTCCCCTCCTGCTCCCTGCCAAGGGTGGCCCTGGCCTGTGTGACGCAGGCCCCTGCAGCTGCGGGAGAACATTCTGTGCCGGACTCTGGGTGCCGGACACCCACCCTGCACACTTGGAGCCGCCCTGCCATGGCCAGCAGCTGCCTGTTAGACGTGTGG
The Apodemus sylvaticus chromosome 9, mApoSyl1.1, whole genome shotgun sequence DNA segment above includes these coding regions:
- the Plin4 gene encoding perilipin-4 isoform X1, with protein sequence MSASGDERRASPKSKGKTLSSFFGSLPGFSSARNLVSHTHSSTFTKDGQPASDPLGTPVPPSPVSINSQMAGGTAGLLQPSEQTAEDKDMGSFSVPSSKDAFSSGVFGIMDAAKGMVQGGLGATQSALVGTKEAVSGSVMGAVDVAKGLVKGGLDTSKNALTNTKDTVTTGLMGAVNMAKGTVQTGLDTTKSVVMGTKDTVTTGLTGAANVAKGTVQTGLDTTKSVVIGTKDTVTTGLTGALNVAKGTAQMGLDTSKSVLMGTKDTVTTGLTGAANVAKGTAQMGLNTTKSVLMGTKDTVTTGLTGAVNVAKGTIQGGLDTTKSVVIGTKDSVTTGLTGAVNVAKGTAQMGLDTTKSVLMGTKDTVTTGLTGAVNMAKGTVQTGLDTSQKVLTGTKDTVCAGATGAVNVAKGAAQGGLDTTKSVLMGTKDTVTTGLTGAVNVAKGTIQGGLDTTKSVVMGTKDTVTTGLTGAANVAKGAVQGGLDTTKSVLMGTKDTVTTGLTGAVNVAKGTIQGGLDTTKSVVMGTKDTVTTGLTGAANVAKGTIQGGLDTTKSVLMGTKDTVTTGLTGAANVAKGTVQTGLDTTKSMVIGTKDTVTTGLTGAVNVAKGTIQGGLDTTKSVLMGTKDTVTTGLTGAANVAKGTIQGGLDTTKSVVMGTKDTVTTGLTGAMNVAKGTVQTGLDTSQKVLTGTKDTVCAGATGAINVAKGAVQGGLDTTKSVLMGTKDTVTTGLTGAVNVAKGTIQGGLDTTKSVVMGTKDTVTTGLTGALNVAKGTAQMGLDTSKSVLMGTKDTVTTGLTGAVNMAKGTVQTGLDTSQKVLTGTKDTVCAGVTGAVNVAKGAAQGGLDTTKSVLMGTKDTVTTGLTGAVNMAKGTVQTGLDTSQKVLTGTKDTVCAGVTGAVNVAKGAAQGGLDTTKSVLMGTKDTVTTGLTGAVNVAKGTIQGGLDTTKSVVMGTKDTVTTGLTGALNVAKGTAQMGLDTSKSVLMGTKDTVTTGLTGAVNMAKGTVQTGLDTSQKVLTGTKDTVCAGVTGAVNVAKGAAQGGLDTTKSVLMGTKDTVTTGLTGAANVAKGTVQMGLDTSKSMLMGTKDTVCAGATGAINVVKGAVQGGLDPSNEALTGTGTPVVAGLAGTVDMARGTVQTGLNTSKHMLTGMKDTVCAGVTGAMNMAKGIHRNTDTTGDTQSTMLAHSGNVATSAIHAGVHTVPSSPSGSHSTACHEPSSFRVINQGAGQAPLTSTELLCCETSSFSDTHGLGRVTEPMAHAAPRPVEECGQLAATGFAALPDELEGLGDIFQPMTAEEQAQLAASESGPRVLSADRGSYYIRLGDLGPSFRQRAFEHALSHIQHNQFQARAALAQLQEAFQVTPASVAQDRLCALAHQLHAAYSSLATSLQGLPEVQQQAGQARHSLCKLYGLVSSEAGSELQTEQLAQSSAGVVQAWQGLEVLLEQLQQSPPLGWLVGPFASMPCDQL
- the Plin4 gene encoding perilipin-4 isoform X9, which produces MSASGDERRASPKSKGKTLSSFFGSLPGFSSARNLVSHTHSSTFTKDGQPASDPLGTPVPPSPVSINSQMAGGTAGLLQPSEQTAEDKDMGSFSVPSSKDAFSSGVFGIMDAAKGMVQGGLGATQSALVGTKEAVSGSVMGAVDVAKGLVKGGLDTSKNALTNTKDTVTTGLMGAVNMAKGTVQTGLDTTKSVVMGTKDTVTTGLTGAANVAKGTVQTGLDTTKSVVIGTKDTVTTGLTGALNVAKGTAQMGLDTSKSVLMGTKDTVTTGLTGAANVAKGTAQMGLNTTKSVLMGTKDTVTTGLTGAVNVAKGTIQGGLDTTKSVVIGTKDSVTTGLTGAVNVAKGTAQMGLDTTKSVLMGTKDTVTTGLTGAVNMAKGTVQTGLDTSQKVLTGTKDTVCAGATGAVNVAKGAAQGGLDTTKSVLMGTKDTVTTGLTGAVNVAKGTIQGGLDTTKSVVMGTKDTVTTGLTGAANVAKGAVQGGLDTTKSVLMGTKDTVTTGLTGAVNVAKGTIQGGLDTTKSVVMGTKDTVTTGLTGAANVAKGTIQGGLDTTKSVLMGTKDTVTTGLTGAANVAKGTVQTGLDTTKSMVIGTKDTVTTGLTGAVNVAKGTIQGGLDTTKSVLMGTKDTVTTGLTGAANVAKGTIQGGLDTTKSVVMGTKDTVTTGLTGAMNVAKGTVQTGLDTSQKVLTGTKDTVCAGATGAINVAKGAVQGGLDTTKSVLMGTKDTVTTGLTGAVNVAKGTIQGGLDTTKSVVMGTKDTVTTGLTGALNVAKGTAQMGLDTTKSVLMGTKDTVTTGLTGAVNVAKGTIQGGLDTTKSVVMGTKDTVTTGLTGALNVAKGTAQMGLDTSKSVLMGTKDTVTTGLTGAVNMAKGTVQTGLDTSQKVLTGTKDTVCAGVTGAVNVAKGAAQGGLDTTKSVLMGTKDTVTTGLTGAANVAKGTVQMGLDTSKSMLMGTKDTVCAGATGAINVVKGAVQGGLDPSNEALTGTGTPVVAGLAGTVDMARGTVQTGLNTSKHMLTGMKDTVCAGVTGAMNMAKGIHRNTDTTGDTQSTMLAHSGNVATSAIHAGVHTVPSSPSGSHSTACHEPSSFRVINQGAGQAPLTSTELLCCETSSFSDTHGLGRVTEPMAHAAPRPVEECGQLAATGFAALPDELEGLGDIFQPMTAEEQAQLAASESGPRVLSADRGSYYIRLGDLGPSFRQRAFEHALSHIQHNQFQARAALAQLQEAFQVTPASVAQDRLCALAHQLHAAYSSLATSLQGLPEVQQQAGQARHSLCKLYGLVSSEAGSELQTEQLAQSSAGVVQAWQGLEVLLEQLQQSPPLGWLVGPFASMPCDQL
- the Plin4 gene encoding perilipin-4 isoform X17 produces the protein MSASGDERRASPKSKGKTLSSFFGSLPGFSSARNLVSHTHSSTFTKDGQPASDPLGTPVPPSPVSINSQMAGGTAGLLQPSEQTAEDKDMGSFSVPSSKDAFSSGVFGIMDAAKGMVQGGLGATQSALVGTKEAVSGSVMGAVDVAKGLVKGGLDTSKNALTNTKDTVTTGLMGAVNMAKGTVQTGLDTTKSVVMGTKDTVTTGLTGAANVAKGTVQTGLDTTKSVVIGTKDTVTTGLTGALNVAKGTAQMGLDTSKSVLMGTKDTVTTGLTGAANVAKGTAQMGLNTTKSVLMGTKDTVTTGLTGAVNVAKGTIQGGLDTTKSVVIGTKDSVTTGLTGAVNVAKGTAQMGLDTTKSVLMGTKDTVTTGLTGAVNMAKGTVQTGLDTSQKVLTGTKDTVCAGATGAVNVAKGAAQGGLDTTKSVLMGTKDTVTTGLTGAVNVAKGTIQGGLDTTKSVVMGTKDTVTTGLTGAANVAKGAVQGGLDTTKSVLMGTKDTVTTGLTGAVNVAKGTIQGGLDTTKSVVMGTKDTVTTGLTGAANVAKGTIQGGLDTTKSVLMGTKDTVTTGLTGAANVAKGTVQTGLDTTKSMVIGTKDTVTTGLTGAVNVAKGTIQGGLDTTKSVLMGTKDTVTTGLTGAANVAKGTIQGGLDTTKSVVMGTKDTVTTGLTGAMNVAKGTVQTGLDTSQKVLTGTKDTVCAGATGAINVAKGAVQGGLDTTKSVLMGTKDTVTTGLTGAVNVAKGTIQGGLDTTKSVVMGTKDTVTTGLTGALNVAKGTAQMGLDTTKSVLMGTKDTVTTGLTGAANVAKGTVQMGLDTSKSMLMGTKDTVCAGATGAINVVKGAVQGGLDPSNEALTGTGTPVVAGLAGTVDMARGTVQTGLNTSKHMLTGMKDTVCAGVTGAMNMAKGIHRNTDTTGDTQSTMLAHSGNVATSAIHAGVHTVPSSPSGSHSTACHEPSSFRVINQGAGQAPLTSTELLCCETSSFSDTHGLGRVTEPMAHAAPRPVEECGQLAATGFAALPDELEGLGDIFQPMTAEEQAQLAASESGPRVLSADRGSYYIRLGDLGPSFRQRAFEHALSHIQHNQFQARAALAQLQEAFQVTPASVAQDRLCALAHQLHAAYSSLATSLQGLPEVQQQAGQARHSLCKLYGLVSSEAGSELQTEQLAQSSAGVVQAWQGLEVLLEQLQQSPPLGWLVGPFASMPCDQL
- the Plin4 gene encoding perilipin-4 isoform X4, which codes for MSASGDERRASPKSKGKTLSSFFGSLPGFSSARNLVSHTHSSTFTKDGQPASDPLGTPVPPSPVSINSQMAGGTAGLLQPSEQTAEDKDMGSFSVPSSKDAFSSGVFGIMDAAKGMVQGGLGATQSALVGTKEAVSGSVMGAVDVAKGLVKGGLDTSKNALTNTKDTVTTGLMGAVNMAKGTVQTGLDTTKSVVMGTKDTVTTGLTGAANVAKGTVQTGLDTTKSVVIGTKDTVTTGLTGALNVAKGTAQMGLDTSKSVLMGTKDTVTTGLTGAANVAKGTAQMGLNTTKSVLMGTKDTVTTGLTGAVNVAKGTIQGGLDTTKSVVIGTKDSVTTGLTGAVNVAKGTAQMGLDTTKSVLMGTKDTVTTGLTGAVNMAKGTVQTGLDTSQKVLTGTKDTVCAGATGAVNVAKGAAQGGLDTTKSVLMGTKDTVTTGLTGAVNVAKGTIQGGLDTTKSVVMGTKDTVTTGLTGAANVAKGAVQGGLDTTKSVLMGTKDTVTTGLTGAVNVAKGTIQGGLDTTKSVVMGTKDTVTTGLTGAANVAKGTIQGGLDTTKSVLMGTKDTVTTGLTGAANVAKGTVQTGLDTTKSMVIGTKDTVTTGLTGAVNVAKGTIQGGLDTTKSVLMGTKDTVTTGLTGAANVAKGTIQGGLDTTKSVVMGTKDTVTTGLTGAMNVAKGTVQTGLDTSQKVLTGTKDTVCAGATGAINVAKGAVQGGLDTTKSVLMGTKDTVTTGLTGAVNVAKGTIQGGLDTTKSVVMGTKDTVTTGLTGALNVAKGTAQMGLDTTKSVLMGTKDTVTTGLTGAVNMAKGTVQTGLDTSQKVLTGTKDTVCAGVTGAVNVAKGAAQGGLDTTKSVLMGTKDTVTTGLTGAVNVAKGTIQGGLDTTKSVVMGTKDTVTTGLTGALNVAKGTAQMGLDTSKSVLMGTKDTVTTGLTGAVNMAKGTVQTGLDTSQKVLTGTKDTVCAGVTGAVNVAKGAAQGGLDTTKSVLMGTKDTVTTGLTGAANVAKGTVQMGLDTSKSMLMGTKDTVCAGATGAINVVKGAVQGGLDPSNEALTGTGTPVVAGLAGTVDMARGTVQTGLNTSKHMLTGMKDTVCAGVTGAMNMAKGIHRNTDTTGDTQSTMLAHSGNVATSAIHAGVHTVPSSPSGSHSTACHEPSSFRVINQGAGQAPLTSTELLCCETSSFSDTHGLGRVTEPMAHAAPRPVEECGQLAATGFAALPDELEGLGDIFQPMTAEEQAQLAASESGPRVLSADRGSYYIRLGDLGPSFRQRAFEHALSHIQHNQFQARAALAQLQEAFQVTPASVAQDRLCALAHQLHAAYSSLATSLQGLPEVQQQAGQARHSLCKLYGLVSSEAGSELQTEQLAQSSAGVVQAWQGLEVLLEQLQQSPPLGWLVGPFASMPCDQL
- the Plin4 gene encoding perilipin-4 isoform X13, translated to MSASGDERRASPKSKGKTLSSFFGSLPGFSSARNLVSHTHSSTFTKDGQPASDPLGTPVPPSPVSINSQMAGGTAGLLQPSEQTAEDKDMGSFSVPSSKDAFSSGVFGIMDAAKGMVQGGLGATQSALVGTKEAVSGSVMGAVDVAKGLVKGGLDTSKNALTNTKDTVTTGLMGAVNMAKGTVQTGLDTTKSVVMGTKDTVTTGLTGAANVAKGTVQTGLDTTKSVVIGTKDTVTTGLTGALNVAKGTAQMGLDTSKSVLMGTKDTVTTGLTGAANVAKGTAQMGLNTTKSVLMGTKDTVTTGLTGAVNVAKGTIQGGLDTTKSVVIGTKDSVTTGLTGAVNVAKGTAQMGLDTTKSVLMGTKDTVTTGLTGAVNMAKGTVQTGLDTSQKVLTGTKDTVCAGATGAVNVAKGAAQGGLDTTKSVLMGTKDTVTTGLTGAVNVAKGTIQGGLDTTKSVVMGTKDTVTTGLTGAANVAKGAVQGGLDTTKSVLMGTKDTVTTGLTGAVNVAKGTIQGGLDTTKSVVMGTKDTVTTGLTGAANVAKGTIQGGLDTTKSVLMGTKDTVTTGLTGAANVAKGTVQTGLDTTKSMVIGTKDTVTTGLTGAVNVAKGTIQGGLDTTKSVLMGTKDTVTTGLTGAANVAKGTIQGGLDTTKSVVMGTKDTVTTGLTGAMNVAKGTVQTGLDTSQKVLTGTKDTVCAGVTGAVNVAKGAAQGGLDTTKSVLMGTKDTVTTGLTGAVNVAKGTIQGGLDTTKSVVMGTKDTVTTGLTGALNVAKGTAQMGLDTSKSVLMGTKDTVTTGLTGAVNMAKGTVQTGLDTSQKVLTGTKDTVCAGVTGAVNVAKGAAQGGLDTTKSVLMGTKDTVTTGLTGAANVAKGTVQMGLDTSKSMLMGTKDTVCAGATGAINVVKGAVQGGLDPSNEALTGTGTPVVAGLAGTVDMARGTVQTGLNTSKHMLTGMKDTVCAGVTGAMNMAKGIHRNTDTTGDTQSTMLAHSGNVATSAIHAGVHTVPSSPSGSHSTACHEPSSFRVINQGAGQAPLTSTELLCCETSSFSDTHGLGRVTEPMAHAAPRPVEECGQLAATGFAALPDELEGLGDIFQPMTAEEQAQLAASESGPRVLSADRGSYYIRLGDLGPSFRQRAFEHALSHIQHNQFQARAALAQLQEAFQVTPASVAQDRLCALAHQLHAAYSSLATSLQGLPEVQQQAGQARHSLCKLYGLVSSEAGSELQTEQLAQSSAGVVQAWQGLEVLLEQLQQSPPLGWLVGPFASMPCDQL
- the Plin4 gene encoding perilipin-4 isoform X10, whose translation is MSASGDERRASPKSKGKTLSSFFGSLPGFSSARNLVSHTHSSTFTKDGQPASDPLGTPVPPSPVSINSQMAGGTAGLLQPSEQTAEDKDMGSFSVPSSKDAFSSGVFGIMDAAKGMVQGGLGATQSALVGTKEAVSGSVMGAVDVAKGLVKGGLDTSKNALTNTKDTVTTGLMGAVNMAKGTVQTGLDTTKSVVMGTKDTVTTGLTGAANVAKGTVQTGLDTTKSVVIGTKDTVTTGLTGALNVAKGTAQMGLDTSKSVLMGTKDTVTTGLTGAANVAKGTAQMGLNTTKSVLMGTKDTVTTGLTGAVNVAKGTIQGGLDTTKSVVIGTKDSVTTGLTGAVNVAKGTAQMGLDTTKSVLMGTKDTVTTGLTGAVNMAKGTVQTGLDTSQKVLTGTKDTVCAGATGAVNVAKGAAQGGLDTTKSVLMGTKDTVTTGLTGAVNVAKGTIQGGLDTTKSVVMGTKDTVTTGLTGAANVAKGAVQGGLDTTKSVLMGTKDTVTTGLTGAVNVAKGTIQGGLDTTKSVVMGTKDTVTTGLTGAANVAKGTIQGGLDTTKSVLMGTKDTVTTGLTGAANVAKGTVQTGLDTTKSMVIGTKDTVTTGLTGAVNVAKGTIQGGLDTTKSVLMGTKDTVTTGLTGAANVAKGTIQGGLDTTKSVVMGTKDTVTTGLTGAMNVAKGTVQTGLDTSQKVLTGTKDTVCAGVTGAVNVAKGAAQGGLDTTKSVLMGTKDTVTTGLTGAVNMAKGTVQTGLDTSQKVLTGTKDTVCAGVTGAVNVAKGAAQGGLDTTKSVLMGTKDTVTTGLTGAVNVAKGTIQGGLDTTKSVVMGTKDTVTTGLTGALNVAKGTAQMGLDTSKSVLMGTKDTVTTGLTGAVNMAKGTVQTGLDTSQKVLTGTKDTVCAGVTGAVNVAKGAAQGGLDTTKSVLMGTKDTVTTGLTGAANVAKGTVQMGLDTSKSMLMGTKDTVCAGATGAINVVKGAVQGGLDPSNEALTGTGTPVVAGLAGTVDMARGTVQTGLNTSKHMLTGMKDTVCAGVTGAMNMAKGIHRNTDTTGDTQSTMLAHSGNVATSAIHAGVHTVPSSPSGSHSTACHEPSSFRVINQGAGQAPLTSTELLCCETSSFSDTHGLGRVTEPMAHAAPRPVEECGQLAATGFAALPDELEGLGDIFQPMTAEEQAQLAASESGPRVLSADRGSYYIRLGDLGPSFRQRAFEHALSHIQHNQFQARAALAQLQEAFQVTPASVAQDRLCALAHQLHAAYSSLATSLQGLPEVQQQAGQARHSLCKLYGLVSSEAGSELQTEQLAQSSAGVVQAWQGLEVLLEQLQQSPPLGWLVGPFASMPCDQL
- the Plin4 gene encoding perilipin-4 isoform X16, which codes for MSASGDERRASPKSKGKTLSSFFGSLPGFSSARNLVSHTHSSTFTKDGQPASDPLGTPVPPSPVSINSQMAGGTAGLLQPSEQTAEDKDMGSFSVPSSKDAFSSGVFGIMDAAKGMVQGGLGATQSALVGTKEAVSGSVMGAVDVAKGLVKGGLDTSKNALTNTKDTVTTGLMGAVNMAKGTVQTGLDTTKSVVMGTKDTVTTGLTGAANVAKGTVQTGLDTTKSVVIGTKDTVTTGLTGALNVAKGTAQMGLDTSKSVLMGTKDTVTTGLTGAANVAKGTAQMGLNTTKSVLMGTKDTVTTGLTGAVNVAKGTIQGGLDTTKSVVIGTKDSVTTGLTGAVNVAKGTAQMGLDTTKSVLMGTKDTVTTGLTGAVNMAKGTVQTGLDTSQKVLTGTKDTVCAGATGAVNVAKGAAQGGLDTTKSVLMGTKDTVTTGLTGAVNVAKGTIQGGLDTTKSVVMGTKDTVTTGLTGAANVAKGTIQGGLDTTKSVVMGTKDTVTTGLTGALNVAKGTAQMGLDTSKSVLMGTKDTVTTGLTGAVNMAKGTVQTGLDTSQKVLTGTKDTVCAGVTGAVNVAKGAAQGGLDTTKSVLMGTKDTVTTGLTGAVNMAKGTVQTGLDTSQKVLTGTKDTVCAGVTGAVNVAKGAAQGGLDTTKSVLMGTKDTVTTGLTGAVNVAKGTIQGGLDTTKSVVMGTKDTVTTGLTGALNVAKGTAQMGLDTSKSVLMGTKDTVTTGLTGAVNMAKGTVQTGLDTSQKVLTGTKDTVCAGVTGAVNVAKGAAQGGLDTTKSVLMGTKDTVTTGLTGAANVAKGTVQMGLDTSKSMLMGTKDTVCAGATGAINVVKGAVQGGLDPSNEALTGTGTPVVAGLAGTVDMARGTVQTGLNTSKHMLTGMKDTVCAGVTGAMNMAKGIHRNTDTTGDTQSTMLAHSGNVATSAIHAGVHTVPSSPSGSHSTACHEPSSFRVINQGAGQAPLTSTELLCCETSSFSDTHGLGRVTEPMAHAAPRPVEECGQLAATGFAALPDELEGLGDIFQPMTAEEQAQLAASESGPRVLSADRGSYYIRLGDLGPSFRQRAFEHALSHIQHNQFQARAALAQLQEAFQVTPASVAQDRLCALAHQLHAAYSSLATSLQGLPEVQQQAGQARHSLCKLYGLVSSEAGSELQTEQLAQSSAGVVQAWQGLEVLLEQLQQSPPLGWLVGPFASMPCDQL